A segment of the Manihot esculenta cultivar AM560-2 chromosome 13, M.esculenta_v8, whole genome shotgun sequence genome:
agaatcaagtcaaaggcagaaacaacaacctatggagaaattcaaggtacctcctcccttcccaaagagatttgcaaggtcccaaaaggagaaagaggaaaaagagatatttgagacactccgcaaagtggaaatcaacattcccctacttgatgctgtaaagcaaatcccaaggtatgccaaatttctcaaagagctatgcaccaaccgaaggaaacttgctgaacgtgaaaaggtaagtgtgggggagtgtgtttcagctgtcatccaaaggaaactaccagtcaaatgcaaggatagaggaatgtttgcggtttcatgcaaaataggcaatgtaggaataaagaaggccatgtgtgaccttggagcttcaataaatgtcatgcctctgtctatttttaacttgttgaatgcaggtacactcaagggcaccagcattgtgatccaattagctTACCGATCCATTGTATATCCTAAAGGAGTGCTAGaggatgtgttggtgcaagtggaccaattagtctttccagcagatttttatgttattgacatggaggaagacaagagcaacaccacctctgatatattacttgggagaccattcttgagcacagcaagaacaaaaattgatgtgcatgatggcacattaactatggagtttgaaggggaagttatcaaatttaatgtttatgatgccatgaaattccccaatgatgtttctcatgtttatggacttgatgttattgataatttaagtcaagaagtttttgattttgatcaagaaaacttactttatgaaagtctttgcaggaaaggagaagtggacagcaacatctctGAAGCAGACATAACAGCAGACTgttgtaacttgctggatgtgggtgatttgcccagtgatttgcccagaacaccagaaaatctgctcaaatcacagctcaaatcagacagcaggcagacagaaaaccagcagacagaaaatgcaccagaactgaaacccttgcctaaccacctcaaatatgcctacttgggagctggaaatacacttccagtaatcatctccaaccagctcagccaagaagaagaggaaaagctcctagatgtgttgaggaaacacaagaaggcaattgggtggacattggaggacataaagggtatctcaccctcaacatgcatgcattggatacttatggaggatgagtgcaaacctgttcgtgaggcacaaagaaggctgaatccacctatgatggaggttgtaaagaaggagattgtgaagctcctagacattggggtaatctaccccatttctgacagtaaatgggtgagtcccattcatgtggtaccaaagaagaccggaattaccattgtccctaattctgaaggagagctagtacccactcgtgtacaaaatgggtggagagtttgcatggactacaggaagctcaacacagccacaaggaaggaccactttcccttgcccttcatggaccaaatgcttgagagacttgctggaaaaagccattactgcctccttgatggatattctggattttatcaaatccccgttgcaccagaagaccaagagaagaccactttcacatgcccatttggcacattcgcatttaggaggatgcccttcggtctttgcaatgcaccagccaccttccaaaggtgcatgatgagcattttttctgaccatgtggagaaaatcattgaagtcttcatggatgactttacggtgtatggcaactcattccatgaatgcctagccaacttggagaagatacttcaaaggtgtttggagacaaacttggttctcaactatgagaagtgccacttcatggtcagccatggcttaatcttaggccatattgtttcagcaaaagggattgaggtggacaaagccaaaattgacaccatcaaaaatctgccctacccaaccagcattagggagattcgatcattccttggacatgctggtttttacaggaggtttatcaaggatttttctaaaataactcagcctctttgcagattgttacagcaggatgtaccattcaactttgatgacagctgcaaatcagcctttgatttgatcaaatcactcctaatttctgccccagtcatccagccacctgattggacccttccatttgagatcatgtgtgatgccagcaactttgctataggtgcagtattgggacagcgcataggtaactctcctcatgtcattcactatgcctcacgcaccctagatgctgcacaatgcaattattccaccacggaaaaagagttgctcgctgttgtgtttgcattggaaaAGTTTAGACCCTACCTACTTGGTACAAAAGTGATTGTATACTCAGATCACGCTGCACTaaggtatttaatcaagaaaaaggagtccaaaccAAGGCTGGTGAGATGGATATTGCTGTTACAAGAGTTTGACTTAGAGATCCGTGACAAGAAAGGCAAGGAGAACCTCGTGGCAGATCACCTAAGCAGAATTCTGACCGAGAtggagacatgccccatcaatgagaccttccctgatgagcacctctttgctgtccaagaagaggaaccatggtatgctgatattgttaatttccttgccataggtgatttgcctactgatttgcccaaacacataagagacaagatcaagaaagaggcaaagtattatgtgtgggatgagccttacctatggaagcattgtgcagaccaagtcataaggagatgcatcccaaatCATGAAATCACTTCTGTTCTAACTTTCTGCCACTCCTAcagctgtggaggtcactttgggccacgcaagacagccttgaaagtccttgaaagtggattattttggcctaacatatttagagatgcttatttattttgtaggtcatgtgcaagatgccaacaaacaggaaaccttggcaaaagaagtgaaatgccacaagcacccattatggtgtgtgaaatctttgacatatggggcattgacttcatgggaccatttccaccttcctttggcaacacctacatactacttactgtggattatgtgtccaagtggattgaggccaaagcaacaagagctgatgatgcaaaaacagtgggtgattttgtaaaatcccacattttctcaagatttggactgcccaaagccataatcagtgaccgaggcacccatttttgcaacaaggtagtagaaactctcctcaagaagcaccatgtcatccatagaacatctactgcctatcatcctcaaacaaatgggttGGCTGAAGtatcaaatagggagatcaagtccatcttggagaaaacggtctgcccaaatcgcaaggactggagtacacgcctcaatgatgccttatgggcatataggaCAGCATATAAAACcccaattgggatgtctccatataggctgatttatgggaaagcctGCCATCTACCGGTGGAACTTGAAcataaagcctattgggctgtgaagagctgtaatcttgatgaaaaagaggctggagttcacagaaaattacagattcaagagcttgaggagattaggcgtgatgcatatgaagcttcatgggattataaagcaaggaccaaagccttccatgacaagcacatctccagaaaacacttccaggttggtgataaggttttgctctttgattccaggttcaaattattccctggaaagcttcggtctaggtggattgggccattttTGGTTGAGCATGTttatccacatggagctgttgacattaggagcccacaaacaagcaaagttttcaaagttaatgggcatcgtttgaagagattctatgaaggttttactgtccacgttgtggaggaggttctcttggatcccccttcccaagactgctgagcaagacactgTAGTCCAGCctaagacagaaaacagggcgctactgggaggtagcccagaggcagtgatttgcccagtgatttgcccactgcttgcccaaatcgccgggcaaatcgactgaatgtaccatagtcacaagtgatcggggtagtgatttgcccaattgcccagataattTGACCAAGTTCACCGGTCCAATCGTaaaatcaagcacatcatcagaaaagggcgtgaacagtaccagcccagcaactgcaaaggagaagcgatctggccaagtgatttgcccactgcttacccaaatcactggtcaaatcaccctgtcaagaatccagaggGTCAGCaataaatgatcagggcagatcACATACCCTAATTACTTTAAatagtcttttcttttatttttaatttttacgctAAACTACTGTTTTTATCTCTTCTACTTCTTCAAGCTTTCCCCTCTCCGACCATCACTCACCCACCGGCGAACTCAAGACCACCATGGTCCGAATCAAGAtgaaggccaccggcggaccgttcatgtggaagaaactagGGCTGCCGAAACCCATCCCCTATGACAGCGACGATGAAGCGTGGGATACCCCTCCACCAGCCACCACCAGCACCGAAACGCCACCGGCTACTGAACCAGCGACCGGATGCACCGACTCACCGGCCGCCCAGACATATCGCCGGCAAAAGAAACGGCAAAGAACGCCGCCACCCACATCCCCAATAGCCCCGACGGTGAACCCTAAGGGTGAAACGCCACCAAAAGCCACCACTTCCTCCTGCCGCGgccagaaacggccaagaactcAGTCGCCACCTCCACCGCCGAGATCAGAGTCAGCACCAGGAACCACCATTGCCACACATCCCGCAGGTCATGAGGATGGCGATGTACCCACTAATGCGCCCACTAGTACGCCCAGTGATTTCACCAGCAATGAGCCAAGCGCTATGCCCAGTGCTGTGACCACTGATGCGCCCACAGACCTGCCAAGTGATATGCCCACTGATGCGCCCACAGACTTACCCAGCGACACActcagcgatttgcccaggccAGCATACCCAGATCACATCGTCAAATCACTGACATTCAACAAAATTTCTGAGCGCACCAGGCTGCTTAAAGTTTCATCCCTACCATATCACCCAGGTAAGTATATCCACCATACCACCCTTGGAGCACTGAGACTCCATTCCCAGGTACGTTCTCTCATCTCTACTATTGGCTGGGACACCTTTTTCCTCCTGCGCATGCCCTCCTTCCTTGAACTCACACATGAGTTCTTCACCACGTTCTATTTTGATAAACCTGCCatgcataacatacacacaccaggcactattggatttaggttattggggaagcgatttcgcttatccctgcaggaattcggcatagccatgggctgtgaatgccctcAGTCTACCTGGGATTTCCCTGCCGAGTTTGATCCAAGCTCTGCGTACTTGGAATTAAGTGATAACCCCCCAGATTCATACTCACCCACTAGGTCCAAGGACCTATATCTCAGCAACCCCAGTTTGAAATACCTCCACAGATTCCTGGCCTATACATTctctgggaggaaggatgcttccaacatcctgaccagaactgAGTTGTATATCCTTTGGTGTATGCACAGGGGCAGGAAAATTCATCTTGGAtattgggttgccacccaactaTCCAACATCATACAGTATAACAGGCCACTGATTTTTGGCCCcttgatcactgccattgcagtgaatctcAAATTATTGCACCCAGCATATACTGACCTTTCCCCCACTTCCAAGACAACCCCCCTGGACCTACGCACATTAGATGacatggggttgctttgcaaggtgggggatgttttttccattgcacctgcaggtccagtaacaccacgccatgagcgtgtttTCAGAAGGAAGAAAGCCACCATAAGCACCACCACCCAGCAGCCAGCCATTATAGCAGATACTGCAGATCAGGCAACACAAGCAATAGGGCAGGAACCAGCAAATGAGCCACCTCCAGCAGCCCACCAgcaggatgctcctcagccacctgaagacgaagcccccaaccagacagtagaggctcgtctcagaaGGATTGAAGATcgaatgcaaaggatggagcacttgttggacctgctggtggaccattttctgccccagcaccgtgacaaatagcgatttgcccagtgatttgcccagtgcttgcccaagtcactggtcaaatcacccccaggccaggaaatatctttcccttttctccttcatttttctatatgtttattcacacattgaggacaatatgtgggataggtgtgggggtactggagagtatttattcactgatcacaccaCATTTTTacctttttgatttctttttgtttctttttgtttctttttgcattatttttacccttttttgcacacaccagaattgTTTTTCACATTCctagcacacacacacagaattttgtagctaattgctttactcaacatagttaacaaggttgaaagagtgcccttatctcatgaccccattgatttgccacccctttaagcctaaattgaatcattcacagtatgttaccttcacttagggagtttttctcttgaattgaatccttaaatttgctaaggtcaagggaaataaaaatacaaatacatgcaaacacaaagttagtgtaactccctatgagctgatttgcccaaattatcatgaaaaaccagcacaaagcactaatcacaaacttgttccaatggtctaagactatgaactgagcctaatagccacttggagaagtaactgactaagtaaccgggggtgtatcacccatgtacacaatcgcataaaaaggtcagtaactttttcaagcaaataagtttcgatggtctagactatgaacagagctagtagccacttgaacaagtgactaactgagtaaccgggggtgtatcacccatgtacacaatcgtgtaaaaaggttagtgactttttcaggcaaggataagaataagtgctgatgaaaataaaaacaaaaataaaaagaaatagagaagagaaaaggggcaagtcactcctaggggttgcattaaaactgACATAAAGGATTAAGCATAATTgattcaaaaacctttctcttgaccatggtaggtgaaaggaaacaaggaaaggagaggatgaccttagtgcatgtactctatactgtgataattcagattaggagtctagggggggctgattaaatggtacttaggctctaaggaaaaaggggacttgattggctaagttatttgttgcttgaggacaagcaaaaagctaggtgtgggggtatttgatcaagtataatttagccacatttttatcataattattattgcttatttacacatttttcagtttaatttatggattttatcttgtttttacagaaaaggaagaaattggaaaatgggagaaaaagtgcagaaaatttacaaaaaggatgatttgcccagtgatttgcccaagatcaccagataatctgctccaatcactgcccagatcaagctgaagcagaaacccggaggcaacaggcagtagTGAtatggcaagtgatttgcccaagaaacgcgaggatcactggccaaatcactcgcagagacatagaggactgactcacagagaagcgatctggtcagcgatttgcccaatcacttgaagaaactggtcaaatcgcagggcaaatcacttcgacagcagaaaatacagcagagcgggaaattgttcaggaaaccgaatttcaagttttcagaagtccaaatccaactcaatcactaccaaaacaatttcaagagccacgaaagagtttctcacctaaggaattctagttgcaattaaattcaacatcaaaagaggagtcacaagccaaattaaaaaggggtttcaaaaccctagaaggatggaactcttcaactataaaagggcaacctccaaactagcaaaggcatcttctgctgagggattgaactcgccagaaactctccagcatcttcctttttcttttcttttcatctttttgtgtatttagtccaccatgagtggctaaactccttcttttctagttgaagttggtgaatttcagattttgtgatgaattgggagatttaaatctccattgttaaacttctatttaatttcaatatttatgcaatttgagctttccataaatattactttgcttttagaatcaataagggcccattgcttttaaattgcttaagtaatattgtttgaatgatttaggtccgtaattgcttaggttgttcaaatacacatttaatcaaattgcataatctaaacttgaccacgcggttggcaaggatagaattgggtttctctaagtcttaatgcagtcaacagttgttcgatgctacaatgccccaaggacgttccttggcaacttgttgattagtgtttgattagcgaacgtttcctaatcaaactagaactaaggaggaatttggattgtgagaagcgtcttccacatccaaaactaatttattggaataaataggagagttaaagaatcaatgatcaattctaaacaatctgaaatagatccatacttcaactagaagcttctctcttattgatttactcatctttacattattgctttcttttgctatttagttttaactcatcaaatcaaacccccctcttttaattacttgttatttacttgacctagtcattattaggaaaatcattggtgtcaattccctgtggttcgaccctattgccactatctacaagtttattgttgattgtttaataggtttatttttgacggcttcgacaaccgcctatcatgacttttgcaccatcccagcagatgagttcaggcagtgtagtacagccagcagctccagccgtaccgcagagtagtggcagaggtagagggagaggatcagcctctacttcagcagtaggttcccgaggtggaaatccggtagccccagcacggattttcactgtgacacaggaggaggctaacacgtcgaacacagtggtgtcaggtaatctcatcattgcgtgttcagatgtgtatgctttgatggaccccggtgcttctcattcctttattgcttcgagagccatagagaggttgagtttgatgatttctgagttagagtatcctctctgggtcagtggacccaagtgtgacccatcagtggcagcgtccGTCTGTCGTTTCaatccagtgttcatagagggcagatgccttccagctaaccttgtggttctagacttgacagattttgatgtcattctagggatggattggttatttgcatatggtgcgaccttggactgtagagcgaaggtagttagtctcagagaccaggatgggtcagagtgtgtcttcaggggagacaggagaggtacacccagaggtttgattttagcccttcaggctcatcgtttgcttaggaggggttgtcaggggtttctagctcatgtgagggagcttgaTAGTTAGGTTAgtgaaccagccacagtaccagtagtccgagagtttctagatgttttcccaaacgaacttccaggactacaacctggtagggagatagagtttgaaattgaattgctgcctgagaccagacctatctctattcctccctacaggatggcaccagcagagttaaaggagttgaaagaacagttgcaggatttggtagataaagggttcatctgccctagtacctcaccttggggtgctccagtgctttttgtcagaaagaaggatggatccctcagactttgtatcgactacagacagttgaacaaggtcactaccaagaataggtatcctctacctaggattgatgatctattcgaccagctagctggagcgggttgtttctctaaaatagatctaagatctgggtatcatcagttgagagtcagagaggcagatgtgccaaagacagctttcaggaccagatatgggcattatgagttcttagtgatgccgttcgggttgactaacgcccctgcagcattcatggatctcatgaacagagttttcagtgagtatctgaatcactttgttattgtttttatcgataacatcttagtgtattccagagatgcagaggagcatgcccagcatctgaggatagttctgcagacactgagagagcatggtttatatgccaagttctctaagtgtgagttttggttgaggagcatttccttcttgggacacgtggtatcagcagaagggattgaggtagaccccaagaagatagaggctgtagctaactggcccagacccacgacagtgactgagattaaaagctttctgggactggcaggttactacaggaggttcgttcaggacttctcgaagatagcagctcctatgaccaaactgactcagaagaaccagaagtttatctggtcagaccagtgcgaagagagctttgaggagctcaagaggagattgacttcagcaccagtgttagctctgcctgttagtaatgaggatttcacagtgttctgtgatgcatctcgagtgggattgggttgtgttttgatgcagagtgatagggtaattgcttatacttctagacagttgaagaagcacaagttgaattaccccacccatgacctagagatggcagcagttatttttgcactcaagatgtggaggcattacctctacggggtgaaatgcgagatctttactgatcacaagagtttacagtacatcttgagtcagagagagctgaatttgaggcagagaagatgggtagaattgctcagtgattatgattgtaagatcctgtatcatccgggtaaggcgaatgttgtggcagacgccctaagccggaagtcactaggcagtttatcccatatagcagcagaatggagaccagtagtgatggagctttacaagctcatcgaggaggggttacagctagaattgtctggtacaggtgcgttgatagcacagatgagagtgaaaCCTATGTttttggagcagatagctcagaaacagcatgaggaccctgcgttgatgaaaattgccaggactgttcagtcaggcaacagtgcagagttcagctttgacagcaaagggatccttcgctatgggagtcgactttgtgtaccagatgttaGCAGtctgaaagaagacattatgagggaagctcataatgcgaggtatagtgttcacccgggggccaccaagatgtatcaggctcTGAggagggtctattggtggccagccatgaagaaagaagtagcgcagttcgtgacagcctgtgaggtttgtcaaagagtgaaactagaacatcagaagccgactagaatgcttaacccactgccgattccagagtggaaatgggagaacatagcaatggattttgtagtgggcttaccggcagcatccaacaggatagactccatatgggtgattgtggacagactcacgaaatctgctcatttcattccagttaggagtaactcttctgtggataagttagcacaggtatatctggatgagatagtgagattacatggagtcccagtgtctatagtttcagacagaggacctcagttcacctccagattttggcgaagtctgcagagtgcgatgggcacgagattggattttagcactgctttccatccgcagactgatggacagtcagagaggaccatccagaccatagaggatatgctccgaatgtgtgtgttagactttggcggttcttggaagcagcatctacctctggtggagtttgcctacaataacagtcatcatgctagcatcgggatggctccttatgaagcgttgtatgggaggaagtacagatcacctgtttgctgggaagaggtaggagaaaaagctcttgcaggaccagaattagtagagattaccagtagaacagtgcccgtgatcagagaaaggatcagaacagctcaaagtagacagaaaagctatgcagacgttcgcagaaaactgttagagttccaggaaggtaattgggtattgctaaaagtgtctccgatgaaaggagtggttcggtttggaaagaagggtaagctagctccacgatacattggaccctttgagatcttgcagaggatcgggaatgtgtcgtataagctggatttacctacttttatggagagaattcacccggtatttcatgtttctatgctacggcagtttgtgtcaaatccgaatcaggttctgagtgcacctgatgtggaggtcgttggagatctcacgtatatagagcagccagtgcggattcttgacacacagatcagacagctaaggaacaaggaaattccgatggtgaaagtcctgtggaaccaccacaatttagaagagtgcacctgggagacacgggagtctatgctccagcagtatccatatctattgtgaggttagtttcctcctttttctaTGTTTTTACGTTTGTTttcggaacattcgaggacaaatgttcttaaggggggagaatgtaatacccggccagagtctggcatcggaattcctgtcgtccggtggaatccaggatgtcggaattctctagaagggtcagatttatggttttctaaagtaatatagtatgatttcatattttaaagttgtaatgaaaagagtttttgaaagaaaagaaccaaggcagaaaagccaggttcggccgccgaacatgcatggctttcggtttcacgataggccgccgaaggtggtctgaccagccacctataaaaggccctcagtcggttgaaaggataaggcttgccgttttctttcactttatGAGGTGAAACCCTGACCTTCtttagttttcttcatgttttcattacatcatgcaaagatttgattgatttttatgggtttttgaaggttttgagcaaaaaactcaaagttgtgaagtttggagagtttgaaggagagttgctccaaaactccacgttaggatcgttcatcttcttggtttcaagaggtaagtgaagatcctgcgcttgttttcatgttttatggaagatttttgaagttttgggggagagttgcatgaatagggtaaaagagagtttttgatgattttgtgagaagagtttgtatatgtgttatgctttgttgtttgttggggtttttaggtagtttttgacccctttgagcatatacttgggtctatgcaagtggaggaattgatgtgtttgagattgggagagttttgtccatttggcgagaggcagagcaagtttctgccttgcggatgaactcaggttcagcagccgaaggtacattcggccgccgaacccctgaggaggtggcttcggctacccaagcttgcccccgagcttttggactttcggctctggaggggagtttcggccgccaatggtgccgccgaaggttagagactttcgtctctggagtacctttcagcccccgaaacttgccctcgaaagggttcggctgccgaaagtagagcttcggccgccgaaggtgcatgagtttcggctctggagaggactttcggccgccgaacctgccgccgaaagtgttctgtccagccttcctttgcatgctttgcatggatgtttgagtgagtttagggggattcttggggaggttaatagagttgttcttgcattagtttggtccctcatttgagtttatctgtgcctacacagaccagaggaaccagagagagcagcagtgagtactgctccagcgttcagagcctgcaaagtcagtccagatagccagaggtgagtggaactaaacttaattcgtttacttgagaaatggaatgtttttagcatatttcatgcatcatggttatgcagtaggttgttaGCATTAGAAtctacgaatatgttgcattgca
Coding sequences within it:
- the LOC122721511 gene encoding classical arabinogalactan protein 9-like; translation: MVRIKMKATGGPFMWKKLGLPKPIPYDSDDEAWDTPPPATTSTETPPATEPATGCTDSPAAQTYRRQKKRQRTPPPTSPIAPTVNPKGETPPKATTSSCRGQKRPRTQSPPPPPRSESAPGTTIATHPAGHEDGDVPTNAPTSTPSDFTSNEPSAMPSAVTTDAPTDLPSDMPTDAPTDLPSDTLSDLPRPAYPDHIVKSLTFNKISERTRLLKVSSLPYHPGAGKFILDIGLPPNYPTSYSITGH